A region of Butyricicoccus intestinisimiae DNA encodes the following proteins:
- a CDS encoding P-loop NTPase — MGCNHDCDSCGGSCGEPESLLKAPHPLSKIKKVIGVVSGKGGVGKSMVTSLLAVAMQRQGAHCGILDADITGPSIPKGFGLTGTLGATEEGVYPMATKTGIDVCSINLLMENASDPVIWRGPVIAGAVQQFWTDIIWKDIDFMFVDMPPGTGDVPLTVFQSLPVDGIIVMTSPQELVSMVVTKAVKMAEMMNIPILGVIENYSYVVCPDCGKHISVFGESHVDEIAKEHNLDVLAKLPMNPALASACDAGALEDVELPDLSKACDKIAAL, encoded by the coding sequence ATGGGTTGTAATCACGATTGCGACAGCTGCGGAGGAAGCTGCGGCGAGCCGGAATCTTTGCTCAAGGCACCGCATCCGCTTTCTAAAATCAAGAAAGTCATCGGCGTTGTCAGCGGCAAGGGCGGCGTAGGCAAGAGCATGGTCACTTCTCTGCTCGCCGTTGCCATGCAGCGTCAGGGCGCACACTGCGGCATTCTGGATGCCGATATCACCGGCCCGTCTATCCCAAAGGGCTTTGGTCTGACCGGCACACTGGGTGCAACAGAGGAAGGCGTTTACCCGATGGCTACCAAGACCGGCATTGACGTTTGCTCCATCAATTTGCTGATGGAAAACGCTTCTGATCCGGTTATCTGGAGAGGTCCGGTTATCGCCGGCGCTGTTCAGCAGTTCTGGACGGATATTATCTGGAAGGATATTGACTTTATGTTTGTCGATATGCCGCCAGGAACCGGTGACGTTCCGCTGACGGTCTTTCAGTCCCTGCCGGTCGACGGCATTATCGTCATGACCTCTCCGCAGGAGCTGGTATCCATGGTTGTTACCAAGGCAGTTAAGATGGCTGAAATGATGAACATCCCGATTCTGGGCGTCATCGAAAACTACAGCTATGTAGTATGTCCGGACTGCGGCAAGCACATCTCTGTATTCGGCGAAAGCCATGTGGATGAGATTGCCAAGGAACACAATCTGGACGTTCTCGCCAAGCTGCCGATGAATCCGGCTCTGGCATCCGCCTGCGATGCCGGTGCACTCGAAGATGTCGAGCTGCCGGATCTGTCCAAGGCGTGCGACAAAATCGCCGCACTGTAA
- the lepA gene encoding translation elongation factor 4 → MKDQSLIRNFSIVAHIDHGKSTLADRLLEKCHTVTQREMESQLLDSMDLERERGITIKARAVRMDYDASDGKTYQMNLIDTPGHVDFNYEVSRSLAACEGAVLVVDATQGIEAQTLANTYLAIENNLEVLPVVNKIDLPSADPQRAKHEIEDVIGIPAQDAPEVSAKMGTNIEEVLERIVTDIPAPDGDPHAPLQALIFDSQYDSYRGVIVYIRVMQGTIRPSMKVKMMATGAEFQVVETGYMRPLTLEATADGLTAGEVGYFTASIKNVTDTRVGDTVTGVENPAPKALPGYRKVQPMVFSGIYPADGSKYPDLRDALEKLQLNDASLTFEPESSVALGFGFRCGFLGLLHMEIIQERLEREYDLDLITTAPSVIYKIKRTDGEEEYIDNPLNYPDPTTLDYAEEPYVKASIMTPSEYVGNIMELCQERRGIYKDMEYIDSDRVEMHYELPLGEIIYDFFDALKSRTRGYASLDYELIGYRKSELVKLDLLLNGDPVDALSFIVHTDKAYARARKIVEKLKENIPRQMFEIPVQAAIGNKIIARETIKAMRKDVLAKCYGGDITRKKKLLEKQKEGKKRMRALGSVQVPQEAFMAVLKLDEE, encoded by the coding sequence ATGAAAGATCAATCCCTAATCCGTAATTTCTCCATCGTCGCGCACATCGACCACGGCAAGTCCACGCTGGCAGACCGCCTGCTGGAAAAATGCCATACTGTCACCCAGCGCGAAATGGAAAGCCAGCTGCTGGACAGTATGGATCTGGAGCGCGAGCGCGGCATTACCATCAAGGCGCGCGCGGTTCGCATGGACTATGATGCCTCGGACGGCAAGACCTATCAGATGAATCTGATTGACACCCCGGGTCATGTCGATTTTAACTACGAGGTATCTCGCTCTCTGGCAGCTTGTGAAGGTGCTGTGCTCGTTGTCGATGCCACACAGGGCATCGAAGCACAGACGCTCGCAAACACCTATCTCGCAATCGAGAACAATCTGGAGGTTCTGCCGGTTGTCAACAAGATTGACCTGCCGAGCGCAGACCCGCAGCGCGCCAAGCACGAAATTGAGGATGTCATCGGCATTCCGGCGCAGGACGCGCCGGAAGTTTCCGCGAAAATGGGCACCAACATTGAAGAAGTCCTCGAGCGCATTGTGACAGATATTCCGGCACCGGACGGAGACCCGCATGCACCGCTGCAGGCACTGATTTTTGACAGCCAGTACGACTCCTATCGCGGCGTCATCGTTTATATTCGCGTCATGCAGGGCACGATCCGTCCGAGCATGAAGGTAAAAATGATGGCAACTGGCGCAGAATTTCAGGTTGTAGAGACCGGTTATATGCGCCCGCTGACACTGGAGGCAACCGCTGACGGTCTGACCGCCGGTGAAGTCGGCTATTTTACCGCATCCATCAAAAACGTCACGGATACCCGTGTGGGTGATACCGTCACGGGTGTTGAGAATCCGGCTCCCAAAGCGCTGCCGGGCTATCGCAAGGTTCAGCCTATGGTATTTTCCGGTATTTATCCCGCAGACGGCTCCAAATATCCGGATCTGCGCGATGCACTGGAAAAACTTCAGCTCAACGATGCTTCGCTGACCTTTGAGCCGGAAAGCTCGGTTGCGCTGGGCTTTGGCTTCCGCTGCGGCTTCCTCGGACTCCTGCACATGGAAATTATTCAGGAGCGTCTGGAGCGCGAATACGATCTCGATCTCATCACGACGGCACCGAGCGTTATCTACAAAATCAAGCGCACAGACGGTGAAGAAGAATATATCGACAATCCGCTCAACTATCCGGACCCGACAACGCTGGACTACGCAGAAGAGCCGTATGTCAAGGCAAGCATCATGACGCCGAGCGAATACGTCGGCAACATCATGGAGCTGTGTCAGGAGCGCCGCGGCATCTATAAAGACATGGAGTATATCGACTCCGACCGCGTGGAAATGCACTACGAACTGCCGCTCGGCGAAATTATTTATGACTTTTTCGATGCGCTCAAGTCGCGCACCCGCGGCTACGCTTCGCTGGACTACGAACTGATCGGCTATCGCAAGTCGGAGCTGGTCAAGCTGGATCTGCTGCTCAACGGCGATCCGGTCGATGCGCTGTCGTTTATCGTTCACACGGACAAGGCGTATGCGCGCGCGCGCAAGATTGTCGAAAAGCTCAAGGAGAACATTCCGCGTCAGATGTTCGAAATTCCGGTACAGGCAGCCATTGGCAACAAGATTATTGCCCGCGAAACCATCAAGGCGATGCGCAAGGACGTTCTCGCCAAGTGCTACGGCGGCGATATTACGCGAAAGAAAAAGCTGCTGGAGAAGCAAAAGGAAGGCAAAAAGCGCATGCGTGCGCTCGGCTCGGTACAGGTGCCGCAGGAAGCCTTCATGGCCGTACTCAAGCTGGATGAAGAATAA
- the hemW gene encoding radical SAM family heme chaperone HemW has product MKNKLGIYIHVPFCAAKCSYCDFYSLSGKLEQRDAYVERLLTELVQQPSACQDYTVDTVYLGGGTPSLLGGARIARIVDTVRAHYALEPDAEITAEANPDSMTDDFLTVSRASGVNRLSMGIQSANDRELRAIGRIHTFAQAQDAFFRARRAGFANLSVDLMYALPNQRMEQLCASLDALLDLQPEHLSCYGLTLEAHTPLGRQHPILPDEDTQADMYLAVCDRMRRAGFEHYEISNFAKPGFASRHNSRYWKQSPYLGFGPGAHGDFAGQRYEIPRDLSAWLRGEAQPEREDEHEIDRTAEYIMLSLRTSAGFDAEFYTKQFSADPAPVERALSRLPKQYVHHTGSRWSLTEDGFLISNAVIVSVLEEI; this is encoded by the coding sequence ATGAAGAATAAGCTCGGCATTTATATTCACGTGCCGTTTTGCGCGGCAAAATGCAGCTATTGCGACTTTTACTCGCTGTCCGGCAAATTGGAACAGCGCGATGCCTATGTGGAGCGGCTGCTGACCGAATTGGTTCAGCAGCCCTCCGCCTGTCAGGATTACACGGTCGATACGGTCTATTTGGGCGGCGGCACACCGAGTTTGCTCGGCGGTGCACGCATCGCCCGTATTGTCGATACCGTTCGCGCACACTACGCGCTGGAACCGGATGCGGAGATTACAGCAGAGGCCAATCCCGACTCGATGACGGATGATTTTCTCACAGTTTCCCGTGCATCTGGCGTCAATCGGCTGTCCATGGGCATCCAGTCCGCAAATGACCGCGAACTGCGCGCCATCGGCCGCATTCACACGTTTGCGCAGGCGCAGGACGCCTTTTTCCGCGCAAGACGCGCAGGATTTGCCAATCTCAGCGTCGATCTCATGTATGCCCTGCCCAACCAGCGCATGGAGCAGCTATGCGCGTCGCTGGATGCCCTGCTGGATTTACAGCCCGAGCATCTCTCATGCTACGGGCTGACGCTGGAAGCACACACGCCGCTCGGCAGACAGCATCCGATTTTGCCGGATGAGGACACACAGGCGGACATGTATCTGGCGGTCTGTGACCGGATGCGCCGCGCGGGCTTTGAACACTATGAAATTTCCAATTTTGCCAAGCCCGGCTTTGCCAGCCGGCACAACAGTCGTTACTGGAAGCAAAGCCCCTATCTCGGCTTTGGTCCCGGCGCACACGGCGATTTTGCCGGTCAGCGATATGAGATTCCGCGCGATTTATCCGCGTGGCTGCGCGGCGAAGCGCAGCCGGAACGCGAGGACGAACACGAGATTGACCGCACCGCGGAATACATCATGTTGTCACTCCGGACTTCTGCCGGTTTTGACGCGGAGTTTTACACCAAACAATTTTCGGCAGACCCCGCCCCTGTTGAACGGGCGCTGTCGCGTCTGCCCAAACAATATGTCCATCATACCGGCTCTCGATGGTCGCTCACCGAGGACGGTTTTCTCATTTCCAATGCCGTGATTGTATCGGTATTGGAGGAGATCTGA
- a CDS encoding ACT domain-containing protein, translating into MRAMLTVAGKDRTGVIAKISNTLFEHNVNIVDVRQNIMGGDLFAMIMLVELKDCDISFPSLTAQLEAAGVELGMKVHLMHEDIFNAMHRI; encoded by the coding sequence ATGCGTGCAATGTTAACTGTAGCGGGCAAGGACCGCACCGGCGTAATTGCCAAGATTTCCAACACTCTGTTTGAACACAACGTCAACATCGTTGACGTGCGCCAGAACATCATGGGCGGCGATCTGTTTGCCATGATTATGCTGGTTGAGCTGAAGGACTGCGACATCAGCTTCCCGTCTCTGACCGCTCAGCTGGAAGCCGCAGGCGTGGAACTTGGCATGAAGGTGCACCTGATGCATGAGGACATCTTCAACGCGATGCACCGCATTTAA
- a CDS encoding PFL family protein, with amino-acid sequence MLNSFDILETIKMIEDEHLDIRTITMGISLLDCITGDINTTCDKVYDKITRKAEHLVETGERIEAELGIPIIHKRISVTPMAMIGAATDATSYVPLAQTLDRAAAACGVNFVGGFSALVQKGFAKGDEILIRSIPEALATTDLVCSSVNVASTKAGTNLDAIRMMGEIIRQTAELTADRQCIGAGKLVVFANAVEDNPFMAGAFHGVGEADCVLNVGVSGPGVVHSAIQRAGTECSMNEIADIIKKTAFKITRMGQLVGSIASERLNVPFGIVDLSLAPTPAVGDSVARILEEVGLECCGTHGTTAILAMLNDAVKKGGVMASAAVGGLSGAFIPVSEDEGMIHAVNAGSLHLDKLEAMTAVCSVGLDMIAIPGDTSAETISAIIADEAAIGVVNNKTTAVRVIPAIGKEVGEDLEFGGLLGSAPVMEIHPFSSARFIHRGGRIPAPMHSLKN; translated from the coding sequence ATGTTAAATAGCTTTGATATTTTAGAAACCATCAAAATGATCGAGGATGAACATCTGGATATTCGTACCATCACGATGGGCATTTCTCTGCTCGACTGCATCACCGGCGACATCAACACCACCTGCGACAAGGTTTATGACAAAATCACCCGCAAAGCGGAGCATCTGGTGGAAACCGGCGAGCGAATCGAGGCAGAACTGGGTATCCCGATCATCCACAAGCGCATTTCCGTCACACCGATGGCAATGATCGGCGCGGCAACCGACGCGACTTCTTATGTGCCGCTCGCACAGACGCTGGATCGCGCAGCGGCTGCCTGCGGTGTCAACTTTGTCGGCGGATTCTCCGCGCTTGTACAGAAGGGCTTTGCCAAGGGCGATGAAATTTTGATTCGCTCGATTCCGGAAGCGCTGGCAACCACAGATCTGGTGTGCTCCTCGGTCAACGTCGCTTCGACCAAGGCAGGCACAAACTTGGATGCAATCCGCATGATGGGTGAGATCATCCGTCAGACCGCTGAATTGACCGCTGACCGCCAGTGCATCGGCGCCGGCAAGCTGGTTGTATTTGCCAACGCGGTAGAGGACAATCCGTTCATGGCAGGCGCCTTCCACGGTGTCGGCGAGGCGGACTGCGTGCTCAATGTCGGTGTATCCGGCCCGGGCGTTGTACATTCTGCCATTCAGCGCGCCGGTACCGAGTGTTCCATGAATGAAATCGCGGATATCATCAAGAAAACGGCATTTAAGATCACCCGTATGGGTCAGCTCGTCGGCTCGATTGCATCCGAGCGCCTGAACGTTCCGTTTGGCATTGTCGACCTGTCTCTGGCACCGACACCGGCAGTCGGTGACTCGGTTGCTCGTATTCTGGAAGAAGTCGGTCTGGAGTGCTGCGGCACCCACGGCACCACAGCCATTTTGGCTATGCTCAACGACGCTGTCAAAAAGGGCGGCGTGATGGCATCCGCCGCTGTCGGCGGTCTGTCCGGTGCATTTATTCCGGTATCTGAGGATGAGGGCATGATTCACGCCGTCAACGCAGGCAGCCTGCATCTGGACAAGCTGGAAGCCATGACCGCTGTTTGCTCGGTTGGTCTGGATATGATTGCCATCCCGGGCGACACCTCCGCAGAAACCATTTCTGCCATCATCGCAGATGAAGCAGCAATCGGTGTTGTCAACAACAAGACCACTGCTGTCCGTGTCATTCCGGCAATCGGCAAGGAAGTCGGCGAGGATCTGGAATTTGGCGGTCTGCTCGGCTCGGCTCCGGTTATGGAGATCCATCCGTTCTCCTCTGCACGCTTCATTCATCGCGGCGGACGCATTCCGGCTCCGATGCATTCGCTGAAAAACTGA
- a CDS encoding sugar ABC transporter substrate-binding protein, with amino-acid sequence MMSWRNLRRLLCLTLSTVLLCCACGEQELSSDGSGYNQMDPTHTPYIGMVLKSTENPYFALIKAGAEYEADKLGVQVAIVSPEKESNVKEQAQLVAAMTKLKTDVIIVAPSNEQRITQELENAKKSGKLVLTVDTSSDFADCDGYIGTNQYLAAYKQGAYAAKLVKEQNNANAVILRGADGDKTHMLREYGIEDGLKDGHVTVSAVEYCDCSEEKAEETMEALLKEDDNIQVVCTTSDSMAVGAQRAIAELGRDDIHIVSFDGMIDVSELVRVGEIDAVFAQDPYEMGKQCIDYAVKKCNGEEVEDSVYTDVTLITSGNAEAHISELQRQLERWGGK; translated from the coding sequence ATGATGTCATGGAGAAACCTGCGCCGCCTGCTCTGTCTGACGCTCAGCACAGTGCTGCTTTGCTGTGCGTGCGGCGAACAGGAGCTGTCATCGGATGGTTCGGGATATAACCAAATGGATCCGACCCATACGCCATATATCGGTATGGTGCTGAAATCAACGGAAAATCCGTATTTCGCCCTCATCAAGGCGGGTGCGGAATACGAAGCGGACAAGCTCGGTGTGCAGGTTGCCATCGTGTCTCCGGAAAAAGAGAGCAATGTTAAGGAACAGGCGCAGCTGGTGGCTGCGATGACAAAGCTCAAGACGGATGTGATTATTGTTGCGCCGAGCAATGAGCAGCGCATCACACAGGAGCTGGAAAACGCAAAGAAAAGCGGCAAACTTGTCCTGACCGTCGATACTTCCTCGGATTTTGCGGACTGTGATGGGTACATCGGCACCAATCAGTATTTGGCGGCGTATAAACAGGGGGCGTATGCCGCAAAGCTGGTCAAAGAACAAAACAATGCAAACGCCGTGATTTTGCGCGGCGCGGACGGCGATAAAACGCATATGCTGCGGGAATACGGCATTGAGGATGGTTTGAAAGACGGGCATGTTACGGTTTCCGCAGTAGAATACTGCGACTGCAGCGAGGAAAAGGCAGAGGAGACCATGGAAGCCCTGCTGAAAGAGGATGACAACATTCAGGTTGTGTGCACGACATCCGACAGCATGGCGGTCGGCGCACAGCGCGCCATCGCAGAGCTGGGCAGAGATGACATTCATATCGTATCGTTTGACGGCATGATTGACGTTTCCGAGCTGGTGCGCGTCGGAGAAATCGACGCAGTTTTTGCGCAAGATCCGTATGAAATGGGAAAACAATGCATTGACTACGCGGTCAAAAAATGCAACGGAGAGGAAGTAGAGGATTCGGTATATACCGATGTCACCTTGATTACTTCCGGCAATGCAGAGGCACATATCAGCGAGCTGCAGCGGCAGCTGGAGCGCTGGGGAGGAAAGTAA
- a CDS encoding LCP family protein, with protein MLEKKGVFIYIGILCIALAAVLFAAYHFFFGQVQPDDTMQSLASAQASGSAERSDPYDCVALLGIDTQQGTQGRADAILLASIDREKNAIKLCSIARDTKAEIANHGTHKLNAAFAYGGGDLMLQTINENFNLHVTSYIAVNFSEMADIVDQLGGVEVELSDGERQALGALADGLTAGSQVHLNGAQAVAYSRIRHLDNDDVRTSRQREVLSSLLERVRSMDADTYPDVMDQLLRTCTSNLSQSDLMALLAQFTPRDTTISQYAIPSANTKAEGKTIDGAWYYVYDTQKAGKEIRSFLGIA; from the coding sequence ATGCTTGAAAAAAAAGGTGTATTTATATATATCGGCATATTGTGCATCGCCCTTGCCGCCGTGCTGTTCGCCGCCTATCATTTCTTTTTTGGGCAGGTGCAGCCGGACGATACGATGCAGTCGCTGGCCTCTGCGCAGGCGTCCGGCAGCGCGGAGCGTTCCGACCCGTATGACTGTGTGGCTCTGCTCGGCATCGACACGCAGCAGGGCACGCAGGGCAGAGCAGACGCCATTCTCCTCGCCTCTATCGACAGAGAAAAAAATGCCATCAAGCTGTGTTCGATTGCACGCGATACCAAAGCAGAAATCGCGAATCACGGCACACACAAACTCAATGCCGCTTTTGCATACGGCGGCGGAGACCTCATGCTTCAAACCATCAATGAAAATTTTAATTTGCATGTAACCAGCTATATTGCCGTCAATTTCTCGGAAATGGCGGACATTGTTGACCAACTGGGTGGCGTAGAAGTGGAGCTGTCGGATGGAGAGCGGCAGGCACTGGGGGCTCTGGCAGATGGTCTGACGGCCGGTTCTCAAGTTCATCTCAACGGCGCACAAGCCGTGGCATACAGCCGCATCCGCCACTTAGACAACGATGATGTGCGCACCTCCCGCCAGCGCGAAGTTTTGAGCAGTCTATTGGAGCGCGTGCGCAGCATGGACGCAGATACCTATCCGGATGTCATGGATCAGCTGCTGCGCACCTGTACAAGCAATCTTTCACAGTCCGATCTCATGGCACTGCTCGCGCAGTTTACTCCCCGAGACACCACGATTTCACAATACGCCATTCCCTCTGCGAACACCAAGGCAGAGGGCAAGACGATAGACGGTGCTTGGTACTACGTCTACGACACCCAGAAGGCAGGCAAGGAAATCCGCTCGTTTTTGGGCATTGCTTAA
- a CDS encoding FprA family A-type flavoprotein, with product MAFRKVTDSILYVGVNDHEVDLFEGQYVVPNGMAYNSYVILDDKIAVMDTVDIHFAQEWLNNIAEALDGKKPTYLVVQHMEPDHSASIAEFLKVYPDAIVVGNAKTFVMMQQFFGADVAPNREVVANKGTLELGSHTLTFVFAPMVHWPEVMVTYDAADKVLFSADGFGKFGALDVEEDWDCEARRYYIGIVGKYGAQVQALLKVAATLDIQIICPLHGPVLTENLGHYIEKYDIWSSYKVESEGVMIAYASVYGNTKKAAEKLAETLKAKGCPKVVLRDLARSDMSENIEDAFRYGKLVLASITYNGDVFPFMHAFLHGLTERSYQNRTLGVIENGTWAPTAGRIIKSAFEKSKNITWLDTTVTIKSAMNAANDAQIEAMADELMKG from the coding sequence ATGGCATTTCGTAAGGTAACAGACAGCATTCTGTATGTCGGTGTCAACGACCACGAGGTAGATCTGTTCGAGGGACAGTATGTGGTACCGAATGGCATGGCGTACAATTCCTATGTGATTCTGGACGACAAGATTGCCGTCATGGACACGGTAGACATCCATTTCGCACAGGAGTGGCTGAACAATATCGCAGAGGCGCTGGACGGCAAGAAGCCGACCTATCTCGTAGTACAGCACATGGAGCCGGATCATTCTGCAAGCATCGCAGAATTTTTGAAGGTGTATCCGGACGCAATTGTTGTGGGCAATGCAAAGACCTTTGTGATGATGCAGCAGTTCTTCGGGGCGGACGTTGCGCCGAACCGCGAGGTTGTTGCCAATAAGGGAACCTTGGAGCTGGGCAGCCATACGCTGACGTTTGTTTTCGCTCCGATGGTACATTGGCCGGAAGTTATGGTCACATATGATGCTGCCGATAAGGTTCTGTTCTCTGCAGACGGCTTCGGCAAGTTTGGCGCACTGGATGTAGAGGAAGATTGGGACTGTGAGGCACGCCGCTATTACATCGGCATCGTTGGCAAGTACGGTGCGCAGGTGCAGGCTCTGCTCAAGGTGGCAGCAACGCTGGATATTCAGATTATCTGTCCGCTGCACGGCCCGGTGCTGACTGAGAATCTGGGTCACTACATTGAAAAGTATGACATCTGGTCCTCCTACAAGGTAGAATCCGAGGGCGTGATGATCGCCTATGCATCGGTTTACGGCAACACCAAGAAGGCGGCAGAAAAGCTGGCAGAGACACTGAAGGCAAAGGGCTGCCCGAAGGTTGTTCTGAGAGATCTGGCACGCAGCGATATGTCGGAAAACATTGAGGATGCGTTCCGTTACGGCAAGCTGGTGCTGGCTTCCATTACATACAACGGAGATGTATTCCCGTTCATGCATGCCTTCCTGCATGGCCTGACCGAGAGAAGCTATCAGAACCGCACCCTTGGCGTGATTGAAAACGGCACTTGGGCGCCGACAGCAGGCCGCATTATCAAGTCCGCATTTGAAAAGAGCAAGAACATCACGTGGCTGGACACGACGGTTACCATCAAGTCTGCAATGAATGCAGCAAATGACGCACAGATCGAGGCAATGGCCGACGAACTGATGAAGGGATAA
- a CDS encoding helix-turn-helix domain-containing protein, with protein sequence MNELGARLQALRRQANLSQQELAERLHVSRQSISKWELGTAKPDLDNMIRLSELFGVSLDELVLGKTQNRQEIPQHSAQPVENAKAKRRKRMHLCLLAGVLCLVLAVALLPLHQMFDQHLWGNWYTSVWRYLPTVPHNVLLLAGAGFLAAAYWNKY encoded by the coding sequence ATGAACGAACTGGGAGCAAGACTGCAAGCATTGCGCCGACAGGCAAACCTGTCCCAGCAGGAACTGGCAGAGCGGCTGCATGTATCGCGCCAGTCCATTTCCAAGTGGGAGCTGGGAACAGCCAAACCGGATTTAGATAACATGATTCGGCTCAGCGAGCTGTTCGGTGTTTCGCTGGACGAACTGGTTCTGGGGAAAACGCAAAACAGGCAAGAGATTCCACAACATTCTGCACAGCCTGTGGAAAACGCAAAAGCGAAACGAAGGAAACGAATGCACTTGTGTCTGCTTGCCGGTGTGCTGTGTCTTGTGCTGGCAGTTGCGCTTTTGCCGCTGCATCAGATGTTCGACCAGCATTTGTGGGGAAACTGGTATACGAGCGTCTGGAGGTATCTGCCGACGGTGCCGCACAATGTCCTGCTGCTTGCCGGAGCCGGATTTTTGGCTGCCGCGTATTGGAACAAATATTAA
- a CDS encoding ComEC/Rec2 family competence protein, giving the protein MKKRHNFLWVITAMVLVAFAFSKEFLPATHPDNTLSNTLAGTSAADATNLHFINVGQGDAELIVCGENAVLIDGGKASAGSTVVDYLSRQGIAELDAVIATHPHEDHIGGLINVLDAFQVDAFYMSDEAMDTDIYENLLDAIDDEGIQPQFPDIGDVIPIGDSGAKLTVLAPGPDSADTYSKNDPNTWSLVCRLDANGCSALFTGDTTAAVEKTMLRTEPHLLNCDVLKVAHHGSRTASSKDFIQAVSPSYAVISYAQGNSYGLPNNEVFEYLKPLGTKIYETAKDGTVVLQLKNGQVSVAS; this is encoded by the coding sequence ATGAAAAAGCGACACAATTTTTTATGGGTTATCACAGCGATGGTACTGGTCGCCTTTGCATTCAGCAAGGAATTTTTACCTGCCACCCATCCCGATAATACCCTCTCCAACACACTCGCAGGCACATCTGCCGCCGATGCAACCAACCTGCATTTTATCAATGTCGGGCAGGGCGATGCGGAACTCATTGTCTGCGGAGAGAATGCCGTCCTCATTGACGGCGGCAAGGCATCCGCAGGAAGCACTGTGGTCGATTATCTGTCTCGGCAGGGCATTGCCGAGCTGGATGCCGTCATCGCCACCCATCCGCACGAAGATCATATCGGCGGCCTCATCAATGTATTGGATGCGTTTCAAGTCGATGCCTTCTACATGTCAGATGAAGCCATGGACACGGACATTTACGAAAATTTGCTCGATGCCATTGACGACGAAGGCATTCAGCCGCAGTTCCCCGACATCGGCGATGTCATTCCGATTGGTGACAGCGGTGCCAAGCTGACCGTTCTCGCCCCGGGACCGGACAGCGCAGACACATACAGCAAAAACGACCCGAATACCTGGTCTCTGGTCTGTCGGCTGGACGCGAACGGATGCAGCGCCCTCTTTACCGGCGATACCACCGCCGCTGTTGAGAAAACCATGCTGCGTACCGAGCCCCATCTGCTGAACTGCGATGTCTTAAAGGTCGCACATCACGGCTCGCGCACCGCATCTTCCAAGGATTTTATACAGGCTGTCTCTCCGTCCTACGCCGTAATTTCTTATGCGCAGGGCAATTCATACGGCCTGCCAAACAACGAAGTATTTGAATATTTGAAACCGCTCGGCACAAAAATCTATGAGACCGCCAAGGACGGCACGGTGGTTCTCCAGCTGAAAAACGGACAGGTGAGTGTTGCATCATGA
- a CDS encoding DUF3006 domain-containing protein: MKGIVDRIENGIAVVETKSGMLDLPAPDGLQDGDFVELENGKIVSIDRDAAQARRAKLQERLDRMMKKK; the protein is encoded by the coding sequence ATGAAGGGCATTGTAGACCGCATCGAGAACGGCATTGCCGTCGTTGAGACCAAGTCCGGCATGCTGGACCTTCCCGCACCGGACGGCTTACAAGACGGAGATTTTGTCGAGCTGGAAAACGGAAAAATTGTCTCGATAGATCGGGACGCCGCGCAGGCGCGCCGCGCCAAGCTGCAGGAGCGGCTTGACCGCATGATGAAGAAAAAGTAA